In Syngnathus scovelli strain Florida chromosome 10, RoL_Ssco_1.2, whole genome shotgun sequence, the following are encoded in one genomic region:
- the dab1a gene encoding disabled homolog 1 isoform X2: MSTETELQPAVRPGTLRRDSRRKGQDRSEATLIRRFKSDGVRYKAKLIGLDEVTAARGDKLCQDSMMKLKGIAAAARSKGEHKQKVFLTVSFGGIKIFDEKSGVLQHQHAVHEISYIAKDITDHRAFGYICGKEGNHRFVAIKTSQSAEPVILDLRDLFQLIYEIKQREEMEKKAQKDKQCEQAVYQTILEEDLEDPVYQYIVFEAGHEPIRDQSDESIYQVPTSQQKEGVYDVPKRHPNGHQSIRHPHHHPHNHSQPPQAGLSEEQHQQVDLIDLNLETVSQNINQLELFGDMSTPPDITSPSTPASPANSLDPSLGLQPPTELFAPFNPSSVPSGYVTMGAVPSAAWSQQAFAAQTPLAFGVQSPLAQVLPGGQPLIWGQANIFPATQQQWAAMAAGAFPPAAYLPTQPVGTLPAAAVFQALTPVPAATPGGETHSGAGAAAPSASSSPQREERAKKMSKEMFKDFELAKPPAMPSKKQHSLAGTSEAFSTYFSRVGTAQDTDDCDDFDISQMNLTPVTSTTPSTNSPPTPAPHQCSPSKSSASHISDPPTDATDPPTDDSFGEAEGSPSRSGEEDAKKKDPLYARINKGKK, from the exons ggcAGGATCGCAGCGAAGCGACGCTCATCAGGCGCTTTAAGAGCGACGGCGTCCGCTACAAGGCGAAACTCATCGGCCTGGACGAGGTCACAGCGGCTCGCGGGGACAAACTCTGTCAGGACTCCATGATGAAGCTCAAG GGTATCGCGGCAGCGGCGCGCTCCAAAGGAGAACACAAGCAGAAAGTGTTCCTCACAGTTTCCTTTGGAGGGATCAAGATCTTTGATGAGAAGTCAGGG GTGCTGCAACACCAGCACGCCGTCCACGAGATCTCCTACATCGCCAAGGACATCACGGACCACCGAGCGTTCGGCTACATCTGCGGCAAGGAAGGCAACCACCGCTTTGTGGCCATCAAGACCTCTCAGTCG GCGGAACCAGTGATCCTGGACCTGCGAGACTTGTTCCAGCTCATCTACGAGATCAAGCAGCGTGAGGAGATGGAGAAGAAGGCCCAGAAGGACAAACAGTGTGAGCAGGCCGTCTACCAG ACGATATTGGAGGAAGATCTGGAGGACCCGGTCTATCAG TACATTGTGTTTGAGGCCGGACACGAGCCCATCCGCGACCAATCAGACGAGAGCATTTATCAG GTTCCCACCAGCCAGCAGAAGGAAGGGGTCTATGACGTCCCAAAGCGACACCCA AACGGACATCAAAGCATCCgccatcctcatcatcatcctcataaTCATTCGCAACCCCCCCAGGCGGGactaagtgaggagcagcatcaGCAGGTGGATCTCATAGACTTAAACCTGGagacggtttctcag AATATCAACCAATTAGAGCTTTTCGGCGACATGTCCACACCCCCTGACATAACCTCGCCGTCG ACCCCCGCCTCACCTGCAAACTCCCTGGACCCGTCGCTGGGCCTGCAGCCACCCACTGAGCTCTTTGCTCCTTTCAACCCTTCGTCTGTGCCCTCAG GTTACGTGACAATGGGAGCGGTTCCCTCCGCAGCCTGGTCCCAGCAGGCGTTCGCCGCCCAGACGCCGCTGGCCTTCGGGGTCCAGTCCCCTCTGGCGCAAGTTCTGCCGGGCGGCCAGCCTCTCATCTGGGGGCAGGCCAATATCTTCCCCGCCACCCAGCAACAGTGGGCGGCCATGGCGGCCGGAGCCTTCCCCCCCGCAGCCTACCTCCCTACGCAGCCCGTGGGCACGCTGCCGGCCGCCGCCGTGTTCCAGGCGCTCACCCCCGTCCCCGCCGCGACGCCGGGCGGCGAAACGCATTCAGGTGCAGGCGCCGCGGCTCCATCCGCGTCGTCTAGTCCGCAACGTGAGGAGCGGGCGAAGAAGATGAGCAAAGAGATGTTCAAG GACTTTGAGCTGGCAAAGCCCCCGGCGATGCCGTCCAAGAAGCAGCATAGCTTAGCGGGCACCTCAGAGGCATTCAGCACTTACTTCAGCCGCGTCGGCACCGCCCAGGACACGGACGACTGCGACGACTTTGACATTTCCCAGATGAACCTGACGCCGGTCACCTCCACGACGCCCTCCACCAActccc cccccACACCGGCCCCCCACCAGTGCTCGCCCTCCAAATCGTCCGCCTCGCACATCAGCGACCCCCCGACGGACGCCACCGACCCGCCCACCGACGACTCGTTTGGGGAGGCGGAGGGCAGCCCGAGCCGCAGTGGCGAGGAAGATGCT AAGAAGAAGGACCCTCTGTACGCCCGCATCAACAAAGGGAAGAAATAG
- the dab1a gene encoding disabled homolog 1 isoform X1 encodes MSTETELQPAVRPGTLRRDSRRKGQDRSEATLIRRFKSDGVRYKAKLIGLDEVTAARGDKLCQDSMMKLKGIAAAARSKGEHKQKVFLTVSFGGIKIFDEKSGVLQHQHAVHEISYIAKDITDHRAFGYICGKEGNHRFVAIKTSQSAEPVILDLRDLFQLIYEIKQREEMEKKAQKDKQCEQAVYQTILEEDLEDPVYQYIVFEAGHEPIRDQSDESIYQVPTSQQKEGVYDVPKRHPNGHQSIRHPHHHPHNHSQPPQAGLSEEQHQQVDLIDLNLETVSQNINQLELFGDMSTPPDITSPSTPASPANSLDPSLGLQPPTELFAPFNPSSVPSGYVTMGAVPSAAWSQQAFAAQTPLAFGVQSPLAQVLPGGQPLIWGQANIFPATQQQWAAMAAGAFPPAAYLPTQPVGTLPAAAVFQALTPVPAATPGGETHSGAGAAAPSASSSPQREERAKKMSKEMFKDFELAKPPAMPSKKQHSLAGTSEAFSTYFSRVGTAQDTDDCDDFDISQMNLTPVTSTTPSTNSPPTPAPHQCSPSKSSASHISDPPTDATDPPTDDSFGEAEGSPSRSGEEDAACASGSPCPSEPTGPSLDPTSPEAGS; translated from the exons ggcAGGATCGCAGCGAAGCGACGCTCATCAGGCGCTTTAAGAGCGACGGCGTCCGCTACAAGGCGAAACTCATCGGCCTGGACGAGGTCACAGCGGCTCGCGGGGACAAACTCTGTCAGGACTCCATGATGAAGCTCAAG GGTATCGCGGCAGCGGCGCGCTCCAAAGGAGAACACAAGCAGAAAGTGTTCCTCACAGTTTCCTTTGGAGGGATCAAGATCTTTGATGAGAAGTCAGGG GTGCTGCAACACCAGCACGCCGTCCACGAGATCTCCTACATCGCCAAGGACATCACGGACCACCGAGCGTTCGGCTACATCTGCGGCAAGGAAGGCAACCACCGCTTTGTGGCCATCAAGACCTCTCAGTCG GCGGAACCAGTGATCCTGGACCTGCGAGACTTGTTCCAGCTCATCTACGAGATCAAGCAGCGTGAGGAGATGGAGAAGAAGGCCCAGAAGGACAAACAGTGTGAGCAGGCCGTCTACCAG ACGATATTGGAGGAAGATCTGGAGGACCCGGTCTATCAG TACATTGTGTTTGAGGCCGGACACGAGCCCATCCGCGACCAATCAGACGAGAGCATTTATCAG GTTCCCACCAGCCAGCAGAAGGAAGGGGTCTATGACGTCCCAAAGCGACACCCA AACGGACATCAAAGCATCCgccatcctcatcatcatcctcataaTCATTCGCAACCCCCCCAGGCGGGactaagtgaggagcagcatcaGCAGGTGGATCTCATAGACTTAAACCTGGagacggtttctcag AATATCAACCAATTAGAGCTTTTCGGCGACATGTCCACACCCCCTGACATAACCTCGCCGTCG ACCCCCGCCTCACCTGCAAACTCCCTGGACCCGTCGCTGGGCCTGCAGCCACCCACTGAGCTCTTTGCTCCTTTCAACCCTTCGTCTGTGCCCTCAG GTTACGTGACAATGGGAGCGGTTCCCTCCGCAGCCTGGTCCCAGCAGGCGTTCGCCGCCCAGACGCCGCTGGCCTTCGGGGTCCAGTCCCCTCTGGCGCAAGTTCTGCCGGGCGGCCAGCCTCTCATCTGGGGGCAGGCCAATATCTTCCCCGCCACCCAGCAACAGTGGGCGGCCATGGCGGCCGGAGCCTTCCCCCCCGCAGCCTACCTCCCTACGCAGCCCGTGGGCACGCTGCCGGCCGCCGCCGTGTTCCAGGCGCTCACCCCCGTCCCCGCCGCGACGCCGGGCGGCGAAACGCATTCAGGTGCAGGCGCCGCGGCTCCATCCGCGTCGTCTAGTCCGCAACGTGAGGAGCGGGCGAAGAAGATGAGCAAAGAGATGTTCAAG GACTTTGAGCTGGCAAAGCCCCCGGCGATGCCGTCCAAGAAGCAGCATAGCTTAGCGGGCACCTCAGAGGCATTCAGCACTTACTTCAGCCGCGTCGGCACCGCCCAGGACACGGACGACTGCGACGACTTTGACATTTCCCAGATGAACCTGACGCCGGTCACCTCCACGACGCCCTCCACCAActccc cccccACACCGGCCCCCCACCAGTGCTCGCCCTCCAAATCGTCCGCCTCGCACATCAGCGACCCCCCGACGGACGCCACCGACCCGCCCACCGACGACTCGTTTGGGGAGGCGGAGGGCAGCCCGAGCCGCAGTGGCGAGGAAGATGCT GCTTGTGCTTCTGGGTCGCCCTGCCCTAGTGAGCCTACAGGGCCCAGCCTAGACCCGACCAGTCCAGAGGCTGGGAGCTAG